A window from Deinococcus misasensis DSM 22328 encodes these proteins:
- a CDS encoding PadR family transcriptional regulator produces MALQHAILGFLSFEPMTGYDLKTRCFDKSVKYFWSADQAQIYRTLEKLQQEGHITSETQVQEGKPNRKIYHITPTGQSTLLQWLKEPQELPIQKEPFLMQLYFSNGLSNEDILKQVRYQKQQHCARLREYLMIRDHFEKGLKQPLDPQHQRATALQYLTLKFGMGLEELYLKWLDEAEAVVQTLQEA; encoded by the coding sequence ATGGCACTGCAACACGCAATTCTTGGATTCCTGAGCTTCGAACCCATGACCGGCTACGATCTGAAAACCCGCTGTTTCGACAAAAGCGTGAAATACTTCTGGAGTGCCGATCAGGCCCAGATTTACCGCACCCTTGAGAAACTTCAGCAAGAGGGGCACATCACCAGCGAGACGCAGGTGCAGGAAGGCAAACCCAACCGCAAGATCTACCACATCACCCCCACAGGCCAGAGCACCCTGCTGCAATGGCTGAAGGAACCTCAAGAATTGCCCATCCAGAAAGAACCTTTCTTGATGCAACTCTATTTCTCAAATGGCCTGAGCAATGAAGACATCCTCAAACAGGTTCGGTATCAGAAACAACAGCACTGCGCCCGACTGAGGGAGTACCTTATGATCAGGGACCACTTTGAGAAGGGACTCAAACAACCTCTGGACCCACAACATCAGAGGGCCACAGCACTTCAGTACCTGACCCTCAAATTTGGAATGGGTCTCGAAGAGCTTTACCTGAAGTGGCTCGATGAGGCAGAAGCTGTGGTTCAAACTTTGCAGGAGGCCTGA
- a CDS encoding glutaredoxin family protein gives MIKMYTTSWCPDCHVTKSVLQKKGIPYEEINIEQVEGAAEYVMQVNGGKRSVPTLEYNGVAESMSRFSREKLDTYLARVGLQ, from the coding sequence ATGATCAAGATGTACACCACGTCCTGGTGCCCCGATTGCCACGTCACCAAATCCGTCCTGCAAAAAAAGGGCATCCCCTACGAAGAAATCAACATCGAGCAGGTGGAAGGTGCCGCCGAGTACGTCATGCAGGTCAATGGCGGAAAACGCAGCGTTCCCACCCTTGAATACAACGGGGTCGCCGAATCCATGAGCCGGTTCTCCAGAGAAAAACTGGACACCTACCTTGCCCGTGTCGGCTTGCAGTAA
- a CDS encoding GNAT family N-acetyltransferase produces MVTVRKLKPNDFEALWPMFEDSKHIDSKEQVQERFQTFCFREDWFLLGAEQDGKMIGYAAGQDYGTDFRCGDTHRECKMHDLFVFPEFRRQGAGKALVEAAKEWARARSVRYFYWYASKGAIPFYEKLGGTGVENSHPDHPYFEVDFHV; encoded by the coding sequence ATGGTCACTGTCAGAAAATTGAAGCCCAATGATTTTGAAGCCCTCTGGCCCATGTTTGAAGATTCAAAACACATCGATTCAAAAGAACAGGTGCAGGAGCGCTTTCAAACCTTCTGCTTCAGGGAAGACTGGTTTCTGCTGGGTGCCGAACAGGATGGCAAAATGATCGGGTATGCAGCAGGGCAGGATTACGGCACAGATTTTCGATGTGGAGACACCCACAGGGAATGCAAAATGCACGACCTCTTCGTGTTCCCTGAATTCCGCAGGCAAGGCGCAGGCAAAGCTCTGGTGGAAGCTGCAAAAGAATGGGCCAGAGCACGTTCCGTGCGTTACTTCTACTGGTATGCCAGCAAAGGGGCCATTCCCTTTTACGAAAAACTCGGGGGGACCGGAGTGGAAAATTCCCACCCCGATCATCCGTACTTTGAGGTGGATTTTCATGTTTGA
- the thrS gene encoding threonine--tRNA ligase has product MHVVLPDGKKLEFDHQASGLDVASAIGPRLAQDAVAVKVQGELKDLLSPLPDGAEVSIVTKKSIEEVPQFFRHTLAHVMAQAVREFYGARGHDAKSIKMGVGPAIDNGFYYDYDLPEPLRAEDLPEIEKIMNDIITRDLKLSRKEVSRSEALEEFGYDPYKVELIQDLPEDEVLTFYVQDGFTDLCRGPHVPRTGVIPRHFKLMSTSGAYWRGSEKNPMMQRIYGVAFATKQELDNYLHMLEEAKRRDHRKIGKDLDLFFTSEVIGPGLPLWLPNGATIRRELERFIVDLELRQGYEHVYTPQMAKTELYKISGHWDHYKEDMFPVMKIDQEELVLRPMNCPHHIQVYKHTQRSYRDLPIKIAELGTMYRFEQSGELTGLSRVRSMTLNDAHIFVRPDQIQAEFKKVVELVQSVYEILGFKEYKWRLSLRDPEDTEKYFQNDEMWNSAEAQLRQALDDMGLDYYESPGDAAFYGPKLDVQVKSALGKDETISTVQLDFLLPQKFELEYVNEESGRSRPVMIHRGIISTMERMTAFLIENCAGDFPFWLAPEQVRVVPIADRHLEYAQQVEAELRKHDLRAKVDDGGERMNAKIRNAELRKVPFVLIVGDQEAEKQELSVRERHKGERKGVPLAELVQELAARYRNRSL; this is encoded by the coding sequence ATGCACGTTGTGCTCCCCGATGGAAAAAAACTGGAATTTGATCATCAGGCCAGTGGCTTAGATGTGGCTTCCGCAATTGGCCCGAGGCTGGCTCAGGACGCTGTGGCCGTCAAGGTTCAGGGCGAACTGAAAGACCTGCTTTCTCCCCTGCCAGATGGTGCAGAAGTCAGCATCGTCACCAAAAAAAGCATTGAAGAAGTCCCCCAATTCTTCCGCCACACCTTGGCCCACGTGATGGCACAGGCCGTCCGCGAGTTTTATGGGGCCAGAGGCCACGATGCCAAAAGCATCAAAATGGGTGTCGGTCCGGCCATTGACAATGGCTTTTACTACGACTACGACCTCCCCGAGCCCCTGAGGGCCGAAGACCTGCCAGAGATCGAAAAAATCATGAACGACATCATCACCCGTGACCTGAAACTGTCACGCAAAGAGGTGTCCCGTTCTGAGGCTCTGGAAGAGTTTGGGTATGACCCTTACAAGGTGGAGCTCATTCAGGACCTGCCTGAAGATGAAGTCCTGACCTTTTATGTGCAGGACGGCTTCACGGATCTGTGCCGGGGTCCTCACGTGCCCAGAACGGGTGTGATTCCCCGTCACTTCAAGCTGATGTCCACCAGTGGAGCTTACTGGCGTGGCAGTGAGAAAAACCCCATGATGCAGCGCATTTACGGGGTCGCCTTCGCCACCAAGCAGGAATTGGACAACTACCTGCACATGCTGGAAGAGGCCAAACGCCGCGACCACCGCAAAATTGGCAAGGATCTGGACCTGTTCTTCACCAGTGAAGTGATCGGACCCGGTCTTCCCCTCTGGCTGCCCAATGGGGCCACCATCCGCCGTGAACTGGAACGTTTCATTGTGGATCTGGAACTCCGTCAAGGGTACGAGCACGTTTATACGCCCCAGATGGCGAAAACGGAGCTTTACAAGATCTCGGGGCACTGGGACCACTACAAGGAAGACATGTTCCCGGTCATGAAGATCGATCAGGAAGAACTGGTCTTGCGCCCGATGAACTGCCCCCACCACATTCAGGTGTACAAGCACACCCAGCGTTCTTACCGGGACCTTCCCATCAAGATTGCTGAACTGGGCACCATGTACCGCTTTGAGCAGTCTGGAGAACTCACGGGCCTGAGCCGCGTGCGTTCCATGACCCTGAACGATGCCCACATCTTTGTGCGCCCCGACCAGATTCAGGCCGAGTTCAAAAAGGTGGTGGAACTGGTCCAGAGTGTGTACGAGATTCTGGGCTTCAAAGAGTACAAGTGGCGCCTTTCCCTGCGTGACCCAGAGGACACCGAAAAATACTTCCAGAACGATGAAATGTGGAACAGCGCAGAAGCACAACTGCGTCAGGCCCTCGACGACATGGGGCTGGATTACTACGAGTCTCCCGGCGACGCAGCCTTCTACGGTCCCAAACTGGACGTGCAGGTGAAGAGCGCTCTGGGCAAAGACGAGACCATTTCCACGGTGCAACTGGACTTCCTGCTGCCCCAGAAATTCGAACTGGAATACGTCAACGAAGAATCGGGCCGTTCCAGACCGGTGATGATCCACCGTGGCATCATCTCCACGATGGAGCGCATGACCGCCTTCCTGATCGAGAACTGCGCCGGAGATTTCCCCTTCTGGCTTGCTCCAGAGCAAGTGCGCGTGGTCCCCATCGCAGACCGCCATCTGGAATACGCCCAGCAAGTGGAGGCCGAACTCCGCAAGCACGACCTGCGTGCCAAAGTGGACGATGGTGGCGAACGCATGAACGCCAAAATCCGCAACGCTGAACTCCGCAAAGTGCCTTTCGTCCTGATCGTCGGCGATCAGGAAGCCGAAAAGCAGGAACTCAGCGTGCGTGAACGCCACAAAGGGGAACGCAAAGGGGTGCCTCTGGCCGAACTGGTGCAGGAACTGGCTGCACGGTACCGGAACCGTTCACTTTAA
- a CDS encoding GNAT family N-acetyltransferase, translating into MFEIRVLTPDDASIYRGLRLQALTHDSHAFLVDPDQYRQVPLETIQGQISSEPEGKFTLGAFQNGNLIGMCTFLRETHPKIRHKGKVVAVYVHPQARGQGVARKLMETLIERVRSYGTVEQIQLGVSHTQIAAQKLYESLGFQVFAHEKQAVKLADGYLDEEWRVLVL; encoded by the coding sequence ATGTTTGAGATTCGTGTTTTGACCCCTGACGATGCCTCCATTTACCGTGGGCTTCGACTGCAAGCCCTCACCCATGATTCCCATGCCTTTCTGGTCGATCCTGACCAGTACCGACAGGTCCCACTGGAAACCATTCAGGGGCAGATTTCCAGTGAACCAGAAGGAAAATTCACTCTGGGGGCTTTCCAGAATGGCAACTTGATTGGCATGTGCACTTTCTTGAGGGAAACCCACCCCAAAATCCGTCACAAAGGCAAAGTGGTGGCCGTTTACGTGCATCCACAGGCCAGAGGTCAGGGCGTGGCCCGCAAACTGATGGAAACCCTGATCGAACGGGTCCGAAGTTACGGCACTGTCGAGCAAATCCAGCTCGGGGTCAGCCACACCCAGATTGCAGCCCAGAAACTGTACGAAAGCCTCGGGTTTCAGGTGTTCGCCCATGAAAAGCAGGCAGTAAAGCTTGCAGATGGGTATCTGGATGAGGAGTGGCGGGTTCTGGTGTTGTGA
- a CDS encoding DUF2905 domain-containing protein, whose product MGKTLIVIGLVLVGIGVLWVYFPKALSWFGHLPGDIRHKGDNVTVFFPITSMILISVVLSVLARLFGGSK is encoded by the coding sequence GTGGGCAAAACACTGATTGTGATCGGTCTGGTTCTGGTGGGAATCGGGGTGCTCTGGGTGTACTTTCCCAAAGCCTTAAGCTGGTTTGGTCACCTGCCGGGAGACATCCGCCACAAAGGTGACAACGTAACGGTGTTTTTTCCCATCACCAGTATGATTTTGATCAGTGTGGTGCTGAGTGTGCTCGCCCGCCTGTTTGGAGGTTCGAAATGA
- a CDS encoding DUF4188 domain-containing protein: MIHTDRITTELKEPITVFLIGMRVNKLLPPAKWLKVALAMPPMIKTLMENPEKGMLHAESFVRFGPLTTIMVTYWKSPEHLEAFARNPQDPHFKAWQDFYKLVGTDGSVGIWHETYTLEPEQAECVYVNMPMFGLLGATKNPLPAKGHRSTFRKRLKVTEGVSG; this comes from the coding sequence ATGATTCACACCGACCGGATCACCACCGAACTGAAAGAACCCATCACCGTTTTTTTGATTGGCATGCGGGTCAACAAACTGCTGCCACCTGCCAAATGGCTGAAAGTGGCTCTGGCAATGCCCCCCATGATCAAAACCCTGATGGAGAACCCAGAGAAAGGCATGCTGCACGCTGAAAGCTTTGTGCGGTTTGGCCCCCTGACCACCATCATGGTCACCTATTGGAAAAGCCCCGAGCACCTTGAAGCCTTTGCACGCAATCCACAAGATCCCCATTTCAAAGCGTGGCAGGACTTCTACAAACTGGTGGGCACCGATGGCAGTGTGGGCATCTGGCATGAAACCTACACCCTCGAACCCGAACAGGCGGAATGCGTCTACGTGAACATGCCTATGTTTGGACTGCTCGGGGCCACCAAAAATCCACTGCCTGCCAAAGGCCACCGCAGCACTTTCCGCAAGCGCTTGAAGGTCACCGAAGGGGTCTCGGGATGA